The following are encoded in a window of Cydia splendana chromosome 6, ilCydSple1.2, whole genome shotgun sequence genomic DNA:
- the LOC134791210 gene encoding ecdysone oxidase-like isoform X1 has protein sequence MAGAALAARLPGVVLLLEAGGDPPQESIIPGFRHHLKGSEYDWNFTSVDDAVSSQALINGQQLQPRGKMLGGSGSINDMVYARGFPADYEEWASLVGEQWNWTNVLKYFKKTEHLTDENIINDPELMKYHGRNGDIEVTGLNESMYTTKKFLEAFEELGFPIVKDMTYPGLIGAGRFSHTIRYGQRDSSLTAMLNKQSWNEKLKVVKNALVTKILIENDKAYGVEALINGDKFTFLVDKEVVVSAGTFNTAKLLMLSGLGPKEHLEEMEIEVIKDLPVGDNLHDHVMVLTYLAADNGTCFYNEAESQMELIRYLYDRTGSYSRTDSMGAYITNEDGTVPEFAIYPSCISVGENFYQNCVNMLGFQHKVCTQLQSELESSELLGLAVVLLKPKSRGKVRLKSADPLEVPLIYSGTFSDISDLDGFPSALQTAWSIANTSYFRSMNARVIELDIDYCNNIGTEDLKCKAQAMATSAWHAVGTAAMGSVLDRKLKVRGVRGLRVADASVMPKVVRGNTNAPVIMIAERAADFIKEEYFGI, from the exons ATGGCGGgcgcggcgctggcggcgcggcTACCTGGTGTGGTGCTGCTACTGGAGGCTGGAGGGGATCCACCGCAGGAGAGCATA ATTCCAGGATTCCGCCACCACCTCAAAGGCAGCGAATACGACTGGAACTTCACGTCCGTGGACGACGCCGTGTCAAGCCAGGCGCTTATCAATGGCCAGCAGCTTCAACCTCGAGGCAAGATGCTGGGCGGCAGCGGCTCCATCAACGACATGGTCTACGCCAGAGGCTTCCCTGCAGACTACGAGGAATGGGCTTCCCTCGTCGGAGAACAATGGAACTGGACCAACGTCCTAAAATACTTCAAGAAGACTGAACATCTAACTGACGAAAATATCATTAACGATCCTGAATTAATGAAGTATCATGGAAGGAATGGAGATATAGAAGTCACCGGCTTAAATGAGTCCATGTATACGACTAAAAAGTTCCTGGAAGCATTTGAAGAGTTGGGTTTTCCAATAGTAAAGGATATGACCTATCCAGGTTTGATAGGAGCTGGAAGATTCTCGCACACCATAAGATACGGTCAGAGAGACAGTTCTTTAACCGCGATGTTAAATAAACAATCATGGAATGAGAAATTGAAAGTGGTCAAAAACGCGTTGGTGACCAAGATTTTGATTGAGAATGATAAAGCTTACGGAGTAGAAGCGCTTATAAATGGAGATAAATTCACCTTTTTGGTTGACAAAGAAGTTGTAGTGTCTGCAGGGACTTTTAATACAGCCAAGCTATTGATGCTATCTGGTTTAGGCCCGAAGGAGCATTTGGAAGAGATGGAAATTGAGGTTATAAAAGACTTGCCTGTGGGCGATAACCTCCACGATCACGTGATGGTGCTGACGTACTTGGCAGCTGACAATGGAACTTGTTTCTACAACGAAGCAGAGTCTCAAATGGAATTGATAAGGTATCTGTACGATCGAACGGGCTCTTACTCGAGAACCGACAGCATGGGCGCGTATATAACAAACGAAGACGGCACAGTACCGGAATTTGCGATCTACCCGTCTTGTATATCAGTAGGAGAGAACTTTTATCAAAACTGCGTAAATATGCTCGGGTTTCAACACAAAGTTTGCACTCAACTCCAATCAGAGCTGGAAAGCAGTGAGCTATTAGGACTAGCTGTTGTTCTTTTGAAGCCGAAATCTCGTGGTAAAGTGCGGTTAAAGTCCGCAGATCCGTTGGAAGTTCCGTTGATATACTCCGGCACTTTTAGCGACATTTCTGACTTGGATGGATTTCCTAGCGCATTGCAGACAGCGTGGTCGATAGCAAACACTTCTTATTTTAGATCAATGAACGCTCGGGTTATTGAGTTAGATATTGACTATTGTAACAATATAGGAACAGAAGATTTAAAGTGTAAAGCTCAAGCCATGGCGACGTCAGCGTGGCATGCTGTCGGGACCGCCGCGATGGGGAGTGTGTTGGATAGAAAACTGAAGGTTAGAGGGGTGCGAGGGTTGAGGGTGGCTGATGCTAGTGTGATGCCGAAGGTGGTTCGAGGGAATACCAACGCTCCCGTTATTATGATTGCGGAAAGGGCGGCTGACTTCATCAAAGAGGAGTATTTTGGAATTTAA
- the LOC134791210 gene encoding ecdysone oxidase-like isoform X2 has protein sequence MSACGGGGGGGVDSAVAAALHFFAASQCLVREEWLPDATVHNGSTWDFIVVGGGTAGAALAARLPGVVLLLEAGGDPPQESIIPGFRHHLKGSEYDWNFTSVDDAVSSQALINGQQLQPRGKMLGGSGSINDMVYARGFPADYEEWASLVGEQWNWTNVLKYFKKTEHLTDENIINDPELMKYHGRNGDIEVTGLNESMYTTKKFLEAFEELGFPIVKDMTYPGLIGAGRFSHTIRYGQRDSSLTAMLNKQSWNEKLKVVKNALVTKILIENDKAYGVEALINGDKFTFLVDKEVVVSAGTFNTAKLLMLSGLGPKEHLEEMEIEVIKDLPVGDNLHDHVMVLTYLAADNGTCFYNEAESQMELIRYLYDRTGSYSRTDSMGAYITNEDGTVPEFAIYPSCISVGENFYQNCVNMLGFQHKVCTQLQSELESSELLGLAVVLLKPKSRGKVRLKSADPLEVPLIYSGTFSDISDLDGFPSALQTAWSIANTSYFRSMNARVIELDIDYCNNIGTEDLKCKAQAMATSAWHAVGTAAMGSVLDRKLKVRGVRGLRVADASVMPKVVRGNTNAPVIMIAERAADFIKEEYFGI, from the exons ATGTcggcgtgcggcggcggcggcggcggcggcgtagaTTCAGCGGTGGCAGCGGCGTTGCATTTCTTCGCTGCCTCGCAGTGTCTGGTGCGGGAGGAGTGGTTACCGGACGCTACTGTCCACA ACGGTTCCACATGGGACTTCATCGTGGTCGGCGGAGGGACGGCGGGCGCGGCGCTGGCCGCGCGGCTACCTGGCGTGGTGCTGCTGCTGGAGGCTGGAGGGGACCCACCGCAGGAGAGCATA ATTCCAGGATTCCGCCACCACCTCAAAGGCAGCGAATACGACTGGAACTTCACGTCCGTGGACGACGCCGTGTCAAGCCAGGCGCTTATCAATGGCCAGCAGCTTCAACCTCGAGGCAAGATGCTGGGCGGCAGCGGCTCCATCAACGACATGGTCTACGCCAGAGGCTTCCCTGCAGACTACGAGGAATGGGCTTCCCTCGTCGGAGAACAATGGAACTGGACCAACGTCCTAAAATACTTCAAGAAGACTGAACATCTAACTGACGAAAATATCATTAACGATCCTGAATTAATGAAGTATCATGGAAGGAATGGAGATATAGAAGTCACCGGCTTAAATGAGTCCATGTATACGACTAAAAAGTTCCTGGAAGCATTTGAAGAGTTGGGTTTTCCAATAGTAAAGGATATGACCTATCCAGGTTTGATAGGAGCTGGAAGATTCTCGCACACCATAAGATACGGTCAGAGAGACAGTTCTTTAACCGCGATGTTAAATAAACAATCATGGAATGAGAAATTGAAAGTGGTCAAAAACGCGTTGGTGACCAAGATTTTGATTGAGAATGATAAAGCTTACGGAGTAGAAGCGCTTATAAATGGAGATAAATTCACCTTTTTGGTTGACAAAGAAGTTGTAGTGTCTGCAGGGACTTTTAATACAGCCAAGCTATTGATGCTATCTGGTTTAGGCCCGAAGGAGCATTTGGAAGAGATGGAAATTGAGGTTATAAAAGACTTGCCTGTGGGCGATAACCTCCACGATCACGTGATGGTGCTGACGTACTTGGCAGCTGACAATGGAACTTGTTTCTACAACGAAGCAGAGTCTCAAATGGAATTGATAAGGTATCTGTACGATCGAACGGGCTCTTACTCGAGAACCGACAGCATGGGCGCGTATATAACAAACGAAGACGGCACAGTACCGGAATTTGCGATCTACCCGTCTTGTATATCAGTAGGAGAGAACTTTTATCAAAACTGCGTAAATATGCTCGGGTTTCAACACAAAGTTTGCACTCAACTCCAATCAGAGCTGGAAAGCAGTGAGCTATTAGGACTAGCTGTTGTTCTTTTGAAGCCGAAATCTCGTGGTAAAGTGCGGTTAAAGTCCGCAGATCCGTTGGAAGTTCCGTTGATATACTCCGGCACTTTTAGCGACATTTCTGACTTGGATGGATTTCCTAGCGCATTGCAGACAGCGTGGTCGATAGCAAACACTTCTTATTTTAGATCAATGAACGCTCGGGTTATTGAGTTAGATATTGACTATTGTAACAATATAGGAACAGAAGATTTAAAGTGTAAAGCTCAAGCCATGGCGACGTCAGCGTGGCATGCTGTCGGGACCGCCGCGATGGGGAGTGTGTTGGATAGAAAACTGAAGGTTAGAGGGGTGCGAGGGTTGAGGGTGGCTGATGCTAGTGTGATGCCGAAGGTGGTTCGAGGGAATACCAACGCTCCCGTTATTATGATTGCGGAAAGGGCGGCTGACTTCATCAAAGAGGAGTATTTTGGAATTTAA